A single region of the Vicia villosa cultivar HV-30 ecotype Madison, WI linkage group LG4, Vvil1.0, whole genome shotgun sequence genome encodes:
- the LOC131597188 gene encoding uncharacterized protein LOC131597188 → MDALEKVLACLIYGQVLFPRYDKIMDVIALKIFIGNNPVPTLLGDLLHSIHHRSSKGKGCILGCAPLLHKWFSSHLSRSTIKNEEGLTWVQRIMRLSYDDIIWNQKEFEGTHLFDSCGDFPNVPLLGTRGGVTYNPILARHQFGFALKDKPRSIYLSSENFDYDSDTTGKKKLFIRAWSKVKKVCIRELGLRSYIPSDIYFRWIYDRVVEYGMPYPSDVPLVPRVTPTIIPVVLEPYVPAPNEDLAATVASLRREKADLERRLHKVEAEKAVLVADAKERDGMLDYFSRKWKIEDFVSPDQIQSWEREIDRLVQERNEMIKAHKEEIRSLKRKRRLED, encoded by the coding sequence ATGGATGCTCTTGAAAAAGTCCTCGCTTGCCTAATCTATGGGCAAGTTTTGTTCCCTCGTTATGACAAAATTATGGATGTGATTGCTCTTAAGATCTTCATTGGTAATAATCCGGTTCCAACTTTATTGGGTGACTTGTTGCATTCCATCCACCATCGATCATCTAAAGGCAAAGGTTGTATTCTTGGATGCGCACCAttattgcataagtggtttagTTCGCACTTATCCCGTTCtacaataaagaatgaagaaggtttgacttgggTTCAGAGAATCATGAGGCTTTCATACGACGATATCATTTGGAaccaaaaagagtttgaaggaACCCATCtgtttgatagttgtggagacttcccaaatgtacctcttcttggtactcgAGGAGGAGTAACTTATAATCCCATactagctcgacatcagtttggtttcgcTTTGAAAGACAAACCTCGCTCCATATATCTTAGCTCGGAAAATTTTGATTATGATTCAGATACAACCGGAAAGAAGAAGTTGTTTATTAGAGCTTGGTCCAAGGTAAAGAAAGTATGCATAAGAGAATTGGGACTAAGGAGTTACATCCCTTCAGATATTTATTTTAGGTGGATTTATGATCGAGTTGTTGAGTATGGTATGCCGTATCCGTCTGATGTCCCTCTTGTGCCAAGGGTTACCCCTACGATCATTCCTGTGGTTTTGGAGCCTTATGTCCCTGCTCCAAATGAAGACCTTGCTGCTACCGTTGCTTCTCTAAGAAGGGAAAAGGCGGATCTTGAAAGGCGCTTGCATAAGGTCGAAGCTGAGAAAGCGGTATTGGTGGCTGATGCTAAAGAGCGAGAtggtatgcttgactatttctcccgCAAATGGAAGATTGAGGATTTCGTCTCTCCAgatcagatacaatcatgggagcgAGAGATTGATAGGCTCGTCCAAGAAAGAAACGAGATGATAAAAGCTCACAAAGAGGAAATCAGAAGTTTAAAGAGAAAGCGCCGACTCGAAGActga